Proteins encoded in a region of the Homo sapiens chromosome 20, GRCh38.p14 Primary Assembly genome:
- the CSTF1 gene encoding cleavage stimulation factor subunit 1: MYRTKVGLKDRQQLYKLIISQLLYDGYISIANGLINEIKPQSVCAPSEQLLHLIKLGMENDDTAVQYAIGRSDTVAPGTGIDLEFDADVQTMSPEASEYETCYVTSHKGPCRVATYSRDGQLIATGSADASIKILDTERMLAKSAMPIEVMMNETAQQNMENHPVIRTLYDHVDEVTCLAFHPTEQILASGSRDYTLKLFDYSKPSAKRAFKYIQEAEMLRSISFHPSGDFILVGTQHPTLRLYDINTFQCFVSCNPQDQHTDAICSVNYNSSANMYVTGSKDGCIKLWDGVSNRCITTFEKAHDGAEVCSAIFSKNSKYILSSGKDSVAKLWEISTGRTLVRYTGAGLSGRQVHRTQAVFNHTEDYVLLPDERTISLCCWDSRTAERRNLLSLGHNNIVRCIVHSPTNPGFMTCSDDFRARFWYRRSTTD, encoded by the exons ATGTACAGAACCAAAGTGGGCTTGAAGGACCGCCAGCAGCTCTACAAGCTGATCATTAGCCAGCTGCTATATGACGGCTACATCAGCATCGCCAATGGCCTCATCAATGAAATCAAGCCTCAGTCTGTGTGTGCACCCTCGGAGCAGCTCCTGCATCTCATCAAACTCG gaatggaaaacgaTGACACCGCAGTTCAGTATGCAATTGGTCGTTCAGATACTGTTGCCCCTGGCACAGGGATTGACCTGGAATTTGATGCAGATGTTCAGACTATGTCCCCAGAGGCTTCTGAGTACGAAACATGCTATGTCACATCACATAAAGGACCATGCCGTGTAGCTACCTATAGTAGAGATGGACAGTTAATAGCTACTGGGTCTGCTGATGCTTCGATAAAGATACTTGACACAGAGAGGATGTTGGCCAAAAGTGCCATGCCAATAGAG GTCATGATGAATGAGACCGCACAACAAAATATGGAAAACCACCCAGTGATTCGAACTCTTTATGACCATGTGGATGAAGTCACGTGCCTTGCTTTCCACCCAACAGAACAGATCCTGGCTTCTGGTTCAAGGGATTATACTcttaaattatttgattattcCAAACCATCAGCAAAAAGAGCCTTCAAATACATTCAG GAAGCTGAAATGTTACGTTCCATCTCTTTTCATCCTTCTGGAGACTTTATACTTGTCGGAACTCAGCATCCTACTCTTCGCCTTTATGATATCAACACCTTTCAATGTTTTGTCTCTTGCAATCCTCAAGATCAACACACCGATGCTATATGTTCCGTTAATTACAATTCTAGTGCCAATATGTACGTAACTGGAAGCAAGGACGGCTGCATCAAATTATGGGATGGTGTTTCAAATCGATGCATCACAACTTTTGAGAAAGCACATGACGGTGCTGAAGTTTGTTCTgccattttttccaaaaattctaAATACATTCTCTCAAGTGGAAAAGACTCTGTAGCTAAACTTTGGGAAATATCAACGGGACGAACACTGGTCAGATACACGG GCGCGGGTTTAAGTGGACGCCAGGTGCACCGGACACAGGCTGTGTTTAACCACACCGAGGACTATGTGTTGCTGCCCGACGAGAGGACGATCAGTCTTTGCTGCTGGGACTCGAGGACAGCCGAGCGGAGAAACCTGCTGTCGTTGGGGCACAACAATATTGTACGCTGCATAGTGCACTCCCCCACCAACCCCGGGTTCATGACGTGCAGCGATGACTTCAGAGCGCGGTTTTGGTACCGGAGATCGACCACTGACTGA